GATACAGAGCCAAGTTGATTCTTGTTGATAATGTTTAATTGTTAAGAAACTCGTTCGAATTGCTGGATACGGATCGGCTACTGTCACACGAGTATTAGATGCATTTAAATGCTAATCcagcgagagagaaaaaaaacctgaTTTTAGGTCGTCTTTGGAGAGAAATATGATCACGCTCGAAACGCATGATTATTAcagtttttatattaaaaatttctttctttctttccttCGTTCCAAAAAGAAATTACACAGTGCAACAATCCAGTTTTCTTCTGGGCATTGTTTCTTCATGAATGTCTTTGTAGGTGTTTAAAACCTACATTACAAGACATATAACAAAAAggtcacacattttttaaatgaaattataattttaaaactttttaaaattgttctcAGCAGAAAGTTTGATCAGAatgtatattaaatttaaccttTTGGAACAATGATGACGCCAAAGTTTCAATGAAAAGTTATTGCATTGATGCATTATGGTAATTGCAATGTTAATATAATTGAAGAgtatcaagatttttttttttttttgaaagaagctTCAGTCTTTTTAAAAGGGTCTGTCTGCCAATTGCACAAAAATCGTTTGAAAAGCTTCAGTTTATtctattggaaatttttagattcaaCGTTATTCGTGAATTATCCAGTCATGAGATATCTTCTTAGcttctaaattttcttttaaaaaactttggaaatatctattgatgaaaatttaaaggattACATGGGTTTTGTTAAACCATTTCAAAATATACTCATTCTGCATTTTTGTATCCCTTGGTAAATTACATAATAATTACATGCTTCAACTTGTTGAATTTTGCATGTCCTGTTAAGAACTTAATTACtccatttttaaaatgttcattgttcAGGAGTTCTCTTAAAAGTAgtttagttttcgaaattagcgaaattattaaatgttcTTGATATTCTGTTGATAGGCTCATTGGAAGTAAATTGGCGGTTGTGGAATTGGACATGTAAGAATCGACGTTGTCTTAGATTGTATGAAATTTCGTGATTTATAGTGATCTTGCAAGCCAGTTGTTGGCAGTCAGTAAGTCAAAAGCGAACATAGAGTCGATAAtcgttcttcttctttcaAGTGTTTCCATATTCAGGAGATTCAATCTGTTTTCATATGATGGTAATGTAAAAGTATCATTTTGCCAGCCGAGATTTCTTAGAGCAAATAGCAGAAATTGTTTCTGTacggatttaatttttgctgatTTAAGGTTCACAAGTTTTACAAGGGCTCCAAGTTTTtcataatgataattatttcgCTTTGTTTTGTTACTTTTGGTTAGAATTCAGAAAATTGATATTCGGTAATTGTTCGGAGGGATGACAATTGGGGAAGGAAGTCCATTTCAGTGTCAAAGACTTTGAAGAAGTGGCCTTAATTACTATTGATATTGAGATAGAAATAGCTCCATCGCGGATGTAAAGATCTTATTCTGTACCTAATtgtatactaaaaaaaaagtagatttaaaattaggtcaatatttaaaatttcgtacATAAGTTACCTGTTTTTCCACTAAACTTAATGAGTTTAAGTTTGTTTAAAGTTTTGGTTCTTTCTATAAATTAAGTAAGCAGCTTTTATGACTTATGACTTCTAAATATTGATTCTTCTAatgcctaaaaataaaacaaaaattgatgaaattaaaaagttaagattttattttaaaatactctAATGTCAACTTACCTCTCTCCAAAGTACTAACCTTTTCCTGTCCCTTCTCATAGCAATACCCAAACAATACTTACAGCTCATACTTTTGTTCACTGCAATTGTACAGATCTATAAATgtaatgagacaaaaaaaaaatccaagtttGTTCAccccaaaaaacattttatagtTTACACTAAATCTTGTCTACAATTCACTCAGAGAATCTGCAAAACAAATCGTCGAATACCTAAACTATTTCAAAAAAGTGTGTGAACAAATTTACAACTCTTACAACAAATTACTTAGAAAGTGAACATTCTTTTTGTTAACCAGACACATGTTCTCCTCGACTTGCTCgtgtaatatttaattatccaATATTTAGATAACAACAAACTATTATGCGCCAAAAGTAATTCGCGTGGCTTCGATTGTTTGCACTTCTTGTGGGCTCGTCTGACTTTTTCGTCTGtctgatcttttttttatgacacatGTCAGTTTCgatcttgaactttttttttctagttcaattattactaaatttaatCTCGTGTGATAAATCCTgcacatgtaatttttttagtaacatCAACGCCCATTTTTTACgtataactttaattaaatcaaacaaaaccATATGATACATCCAAcggtaataaataatgataaaaattgacgTAACAATGTTAtaagtacattttttgttctctcacatacgaaaaaaaaagtgctctGTGTCTATCACTTTTAATTTCTCGCATCATATGTGAACTACATGTGTGATTGTATATCAGCACcggttgttattattaaatctaTGTATACCCacgaaaatatatatatagcGGGGAGACGAACAACTTGAGCGaagcttaataaaatttctcagtTCACATTTGATTGCCGACTTGTCGAGACGTGCAAATGACACtttcttgaattaaatttaaataaaaaaaaataatttctcttgaaaagttattttgttttgtacacattaaaatgattttttggatttcttgaaataaaataaaattttataaaataagcgGAAACCTTGTTCCttgggataaaaataaatataaggccgcccattaaaaattcaaagaaaaaacggaaaaaccaCCTAAAAAGTAACaagtgccaaaaaaaaaattattagaaaaaaaattaagtgcaaTTATATCTAGTCTACATGTATCAAAattgaacataaaataataaataattcaattgaccaataaaaaaatatacacaaaaaaCTCACACGcgctgataataataaataatcaaaaaaattcattgtcaGTTTCGGTGCTtggaaacaagaaaaaaaaattgccggtcaaaacaaaaaattaaaaacaataaaaaaattaaataaaaaaaagtaagtgaATTTAtcattcaaatattattactaGTTAGAAAATTGTGTAGGTcgagattgaaaaaaaaacgtgagatTGTGAGAAATTCttctaaatataaaataatattgtcaTCTAAAAAGTTAGCAAAATGTTGTGTGAAATATCAtgtgatataaaaataaaaacaaaaaaaaaataaaaatttttaaataaacgtaaaaaatcaatgaacgagaaaaatgtgaaaaactaAAAGTGACTCAATGACTgcaattattttgcaaatCCAACGCAATTTCTTGCTTGAAAGTTTGTACAAAAGCAGAcatgaaatataatttgtaATCTCAATTGGAACCTCATATTTTAAGGTTGAAGTaacatctaaaaataaatttaattactttcatTTTCAACGGAAAAGATTTTacggaataaaattttttattacttgaaatgaacagatttttataataattttttttttcattgaagaggaattttaattgttttgagatttttttctccttttgaagaatttttattaaataagattcaatttttcaaaaaaaaaaaaagaaaatttgtgaaatgtcaattcaaaaaattaccgttgaaatttgaaaatggctttttcgctaattcaaacttaaataaattttaatatttagaagaaaatatgtttttagtttaaaaaaaaataaaaatatctcaaaaaaaatttttttttctttaattttataaaaaaaaaatcaaattaagaacagttaaaaatttgaaaatcgcatttttgctaattcaatataattttaatccaCAAAAGTTAAGGACACTTCATTGAAAGAGTTACTTTCGTGGTCAGAAAAGGTCACGATCAATCATCTCTTTTTTCCtctatctttaaaaaaaaacgaaaagtaCATTTTATTACTTCATGAAAAGATTTCGCCGAGACCTTGCTCCAAATCTCGCTTTTCacgctaaaaatttaaataaaattttttgacgagtCGCATCTTTTGtgattttacattaaaattctgccgtgatttatttgtttaaattcgtTTCGCGTCGCGTTCTTGATAAAgtaattttgatggaaatattaaaaatgcatttaaaaaacatcaatgacacgtgtaattttttttgcagtaaaaaTGCAAGGTTACGGCGCCAACATTTGTTATGACTTGTGATGATTACACGTCACAAAACAATCAGACGAAGGTGCCAATCAAATAAAtggaacaatttttatgactgCACCTTGTTTGTAAACATTAACAggatattcaattaaattttttaaaaaattaaaaatatcgcgACTTTTGATATTTGCGACTCTTTTGATGAAAGtcaatgaaaatatgaaaaatcgaatttttttttttattttttaaatttttttaaaaaatttttaaaaatttttttaaaatttaatttaactaaataataaatttttattaataaataatttaaattttcaaatctaaaatcaaacaaaaaaaattggtaaaaaaaaattaaaaaacttttaataaaagaatttaaaataaattattaaaaaataatttaaattttataaatttaatttaaaaataaaaataaattcttgaagaacctaaaatttgaatttaattaaatttataaaaaaaatattaaaataattttaacaaattattaaaatattaaaaaatatttaaataatttaaaaaaaatctctaaaatattctttaaaaaatatttttttaaaattcatataaaaatttcctatttccgcaatattttttttacaagaaaaattatcatattaaaataaaaatgcaaaaaaggtTCCGCATTtgattacaacaacaacacaaaaaattgtctgtgcctaaaaatattataaccgaaaaaaaaaatttcttcggcATTCCTAGCTAATGTGCATATAATCTATTCAAAACTAGTTTTAGAGCACCATTCCTCTGTATTTGTGTACAGATAAATGGATTGGATGACGATTACGAAGATTGTTTGTATTTGTCGTACGTATGCACGCATGCAATTAGTCGATAAGGAGAGTCGACAAGTCGAGACGAAGTAGTTCGAACATTTCAGGTCTCAGTTTTGATTGAACTTTCGCAGTGTAAAGATGCTTTAATCCGAAAAGTGTCGTTTTTGTCTCGAACAAATCAACTAAAATCCTGTTTTGTCGTTTATTTTTGCAGTAAATCCGTGTCATTTcgtaaatttaaaggaaactTAGGAGGAAACAGGAGGAAAAATGCCTGCTTACATGGAAATGTTGGTCTCACAGAGTCCCCCGGTATTCAGTCACAGTCCCCCTGCAGGATTTTTAGCAGATTTTGTACAAAggtaagaatttattaaagttttttcggagaattttggaaatttatgagaattttcttCAGACAATATGACTCACCAAGATTATATCGTCCGACAACGCTATCTCCAAAACCGTTACGCAAGCAATTTTCGTTGCCAATCAAAATGCCCTCGcccaaaaagtcaattttgcaCACGAGGCCATCGCTGGAAGACCTGGAAGTGGATAAAACGAAGAAAACGCGCCACATTTCGTTCGCCGACGATCAAGGATTCGAATTAACGCACGTAAAAGTGATGAATGAAGCATCGAATGAGCCGCCACTCTGgagtttacaatttttggcGCATGTCACACAAGGCGTAATTAGTCCTGTGCCGACGGAACAATGGACTATCGACTTTAGACAACCCGCATCGGATTATCTCGCTTACCGACGTCGTTTGGAGGAAAATAGCGTCTCCCTTGAAAATGTGATAATCAAGGAGGCGGAATCTTGCATCGTTGGCACGGTAAAAGTTAAGAATTTGTGCTTCGAGAAGGAAGTTTTTGTCCGATCGTCGTGGGATAATTGGAAGAGTCAACAGGATACGTACTGCACTTTTTCAAAAGTATGAAATTTCagccaatttttcatttttgaaaaattttttgacaatttttttgatttttagattGGCAGCGGTACCGCAGGatacacagtttttgatacattttccttcaaaatcaCCCTTCCGCCTCACAGTCGTCACTTGGAGTTTTGCGTTTGCTTCCGCGCCAATGGCAAAGAGTACTGGGATAGCAACGACGTAAgttaaaatctcataaaacctaaaaaaatattaaaaaaatatttttttttatgtagggcaaaaattacataattacCAATCGCCATAATTCTCCAGTCATCTCAGACagcattaaaaatacaattaattcCGCCAGCGactttaaccaaaaattacaGCAGCGTCAACGGAAGTTGGGCACGTGTCTTACGCCCTGGTCCAGTATAAACAACAACACCTGGAGTCCGACCGTTAGCGAGCTTGACGACTCGGCACCTTATTGGTaatgcaaaaaacaaaaagtgtgAACAAAAGATACTTGTGTATGAGACctctttttatgaatatttcacgatgaagtgacaaaaaattagaagtaaaaaaaaacaagaaaattacttGCAAAAGTCGCGTAGGAGACAAAGTCGAATCCAAATTATTTAGAGGAGATTCATGGGTGAGCCCACTTTCCTATATTTTGAACttaattgttttgaaatttttagtttcgttttttttgcatgaaaaatttttaacaaaaatccaacaaaaaattggaaaaagtagttttttgcttataattttttttagcggcttttgtaattattttaaatttttttttagattttttaaaattttttagattaaatttaaactttttttaaaaattatatttaaaattatttttaattaaatttaaaattatttttaattaaatttaaataaattttttaaaataaatttttaatttttttaaattaaatttaagatcattttaattaaatttgattttttttttaaattaaattaaaaatcatttttagttaaatttatttattaataaaatttaatttttaaatttaaaattttttaaaaataaatttgaactctttttttttaataaaattaaaaattaattttaatttttttattttaaattaaatttaaaataatttttaattaaatttaaaataatttttaaattaaatttttattttctattaaaattcaaaattttttattaaatataaaatttggattttttaaaattattttctaaattatattttgcatgtaattttttttgggaaattaaaaaaaaattgcgcgtCTCTAAAGTCACGTGTAATTTTAACGTTTCACCCCGTTgtgcaatatttatttacacttttttgcgCTAACAATCTGATAATGAGATCtccaattattaataatattatgattTCTGAATGTGAATCGGTACAAAAAGGTCATTGATATtttcgcaacaacaacaacaataatgatTGGAAATAACAACATAAACAATATCAACACGCGCAAATACCTGTCGCCCAGtgtctataaatttttaatacgtaACATTTCTCAATGTCATTATGCATCCGCGCTTCGTTCTAAATTTTTCGCGAATAATTTCCGTTACacggataaaaataaatcgactgacgtaaaaggaaaatttttgatcgcaTACGTGGCGCatgaaaaaatctcacaaaatttgttcaatttattactttgtaattattcgtaaaatttatggtgcaaaaaagtcataaaataatgagATCATCGTGTCTGCCATTGTCGCGCGTGAAAAGTGAAATGCgcataatacttttttttcgtcaatatTTGCTGAGAGATCATGTGAATCATGTGTCTCATGCAATCTTAAACATACGGGAAGTGTTTCTAGAGTGCTTTGAACGACATTCAAAAACTCgctaataatatatttaacaaGTTTTGAGCGCGCACGTTTACGGCGAATCAATGTCAAGGATGTTTCGTTGTTTCCGTAATGTTGAGTTTTTATGATGCATAATACTGAAGTGCGGTTATTTAATCGGAATAAtgttaagaattatttttttaaaaatattttttgtgttattttagtGAATtgggaattaattaatttaaagctgatttttttttaaacaaaattattttttaaataattttaatttttaataatattttttttttatttgaaatcaattgaatttttttttaatatttaaaaatttaaattaaataaattaattaaaaaaaaatttaagaaaaatcattttttattttaaaaaattaaataaatatttaaaaaaaattttaacaaattaaaacaaagtaattaaaataaatttaaataaaattaaccattaattaaattataaaaatcaaaaattttgggatgaaaaaatattttactttaaaatatttaacttaaaaaattaaattaaaaaaaaaatatttaatttttaaaactttaattatttttttattattattttttttttaataaaatctttaaaaaaaactattgctttaaaaatccagctttaaatacaaaaaatgcatgattgtaaatatttttttttaaataaataatatttaattttttatttaaaaataacaaacaaaaaaataaacaacttacTAAATTATTCCAATTTCTTTTTATCTCATTGCAGTTTCTCACCAATGATCGTTTACTGAAGAgacgcaaaaattttttacaatatttttcaacaaacagagaaaaaatttattaaattatccgTAATTAGCATGTGTCACTCTCATCATCAACAAAcctacaaaaacaaaaaatcagaatttaaaaaaaaaattgtaaagggaaaagtcttcttttttttaacaaaacaagaagaaaaattctacaaatattgaaagtgaaaaaaaaactatagttATGTGATATAAatgtttacaagaaaaaaaaatctcttgatACAGACCTAATTACTTGAGAATGGTCTGATCCGTATGTGaaattgtgtgtgtttgtgttattttaattttttaagttatttttagtcgattttttttttatttttacaaaaattgttgaaaaattgtagaaaaaagacaaaagattACTTTTcccgcaaaaattttattaaattaaataaaagtgttttttacacattttttattaaaaaaaatagaaaataataattattaaagatCATTGTTGGCTAAAAGCATTTAGGATTCGGATTTTTGTCTCCTCGATATTTGAACAGTGTTTCTCATTATGAAACAttcttcaagtaaaaaaaaataaaattaataaggaAACATACCTAGTTCCTACGAATAATAACTCAAggaatcaagaaaaaaaaataaatttaagaaaaaatatttaattaaaaactataaactttacattaaagttttaagtttttttctcttctctttttattatgatgACCATAACataattacaaagaaaaaatctgaactaggtatattataaataatcaattaGAGGACGTCCAGATATGAAAAtagtgcaataaaaataaattttaatcacatCTCTGCCGATTTACATTCAAATAATCATCCTGAAACGTAAATCGAAGGAAAATGCAACAatgaaatatatgaaaaatattatttggaaCTATAAGACTGAAGAAATGTGTCtgaaatttgttacaaaaaaaattctcataattcAGACATTTTTAGACCCAAAAAGTCGATAATGTTGAATCAAAGCTATAAAtcgcagaaaattttaagttttagtagtagaaaaaaatgtatgtttaaaaaaatttacatattgcgaaatattaaaaaaaaaaaaaaaaaatggaacagatataatttttttctaacttgtaaatattaataaaaaatatataaaaaataaacgaccAAGTTTTCCATTGATGgcgattaatattaaaataaataaaaattaaatagtgccaaaaaatgcactaaatcgcctatatttttaaaattattaaaatttgtacaaaaaaatctaaattttttcgcaattttttttttaaattaattatttttgatgtaaatttatttcaataaaaaaaataaaatttaagttaaaaaaaatattgaatgatgaagaaatgaatgaattttatttttaaaaaaataattattgcttaaaatatattgaagaattattttatagtaacaattttttaagaatggatgagtaataaaattcaagtcttaaataatttcattattatattatttagtaaaaaaaaattatagaaggaagataaaaaaagaattactcaaataaaaaaaatgtaaatatattaATCGCTACTactacaaattttcttaaatttttacagaatgTACCTTttagcaaattattttttgacaaaaaatgtagTTTAGTTTCTGTAAATAGTAGTTTGTAGTgagcaaaaatgttaaagaatATTATTGCACTTTCATATATTATatgagataaaataaatatattgctgtacataaaaaaaatgtagtttgTAAGGAATTGTTATTTGTGAAtcattttaactatttttattaattattattattattattataaagatGAAATATaaagcagaaaaatatttttttgtgttttatttttttccgaagatattttttgttgttgtttatgtctattgaaattcttgaaatcCTTAAAATGGTTCtcttttcgataattttttgctgaattgaaattgggaataagtttaaaaggtaagttttgaatttttcacaaataaatcctgaagaaaaaatttaagattttttttcttaacattttaagtaaaaaaattaatcaacctaaaaaaaattaaatttatttagttaaaatatttttatttttttaataaataatttttaaaatataatttaaattaattaatttttgaaatttaattaaatttaaaattttgaaaaataataaaaaaaaactctaaaaaaaatgttaaaattgcaGCGgtctaaattataatttatttttttttaaattatttaatttaaatttaaaaaaaaatataaaataatctaTAGGTATTATTCAGtcaattagtaaaaaaaaattagagcataaaattctaatgcaaatatttataattttaatataaaattaaattaaaatttaattctattaaaaaataaattagaatttaaaaaaaaattagaaaagaaaattatgaaaaataaaataatttttaattatttttgttttaaatttcttataaaatattgaaaaaaattaaacctacATTAAAtggaactttaattttttttactcaaataaatttttacctcaaaatgttttagatcgcccttaaaaattatgaataaaatcaaaattaattaaaaaacacttttattcggtttatcaatttatttattcattatcaTCACGTTGAACGCATAATTATGCCGGTTTTTGATATTGAGTACAATGTAAGATGCTATtgcgtgttttatttttatttttttttttttttttttgaatcggtaattaataattataatacgctaaaacaatttttttaagagtgtTCATTTCTACTGAatgtagattattttttttttaattttgctatttttttattttttcagtttccaGCCGTTCATCTCCCGAATtcgcgaattttttaaataaaattagaagaataaataattttgtttccaAAAAGAGTAACCAAATAacgtgagaaaaataaatgaatggaatagaaaaataattgttgttgtctttttttacgttaaataGTCTATTCTAGAATAAAATGGAAAGAATAGaagtaattataaattataacgGTAAACATGTAGAAATTAAAATGCTTGTAGAATGTAAAGTTTTCTCTCCAGGAAGGTCTATAGTTTAAATTTGGGCTCGTCGAGGAAACATTTCTTGCATCGATTTACTTTTCGGCAGCAGCCAACTTCTTCTTCAAGCTTTCGGGCATCTCTGGGGGTGGAGGACGAGGGATTTGCAAAGCAACCTTGACGCCGTCATAGATGAACCATTGCAAGGCGGTAAGGGTACCGATCATGATGATACGTGGCGTCAATCCTTGCCACATGCCCGAGAATCCGAGTTGCTTGGCAACATCGACAGCAGTCGATCCCTTGGCTTGATTCAATTTGGAGACAACGACGTCAGCGGGATGCGACACAATAGCACAGAAAACGCCAGCAATGTAACCAGCAGCGAATGTCACGACCAATTGTTCGCCTTTGCTGCAGTCGGCACGTGGCTTGGGTACAACGTGTTTGTACAACAGTTCGACGGTACGCTCGAAACAGGCGAATTTCATCATGGTGTATGGGATTTGACGCATCCACAATGGCACGAGACCCTTGTAGAAGCCACCCAAGCCTTCTTGTTGCATGATTTTGGGCATTGCTTGACGCATGGTGTTTGCGAAGCCAGGTGTCGTTTGGATTTTGACCTTGGCAGCCTCGAATGGAGCAAGAGCGATGTCAGCGAAGAACTCGGCGGAGGCAGATGCAGCCAAATACAACGAGGTGCGGTACAAGAAAGCGTTCTCTTCGCCGATCATGTTGGCATAGTAGACTTTGAAGACTTCGTAGAAGCCGAATTTGAACAAACCCTGaaaggaaattgaaaaaaaaaaatatttaatttgaaataaaaatatttttttttaaatataaagcaaaatttatatttaaaaaataataaaaatgattaatatttcatttaaattcaaaaaaataaaaaattttagtgttataattttagcaaaaattatgaattataaaa
The sequence above is drawn from the Culicoides brevitarsis isolate CSIRO-B50_1 chromosome 1, AGI_CSIRO_Cbre_v1, whole genome shotgun sequence genome and encodes:
- the LOC134838410 gene encoding protein phosphatase 1 regulatory subunit 3B, producing the protein MPAYMEMLVSQSPPVFSHSPPAGFLADFVQRQYDSPRLYRPTTLSPKPLRKQFSLPIKMPSPKKSILHTRPSLEDLEVDKTKKTRHISFADDQGFELTHVKVMNEASNEPPLWSLQFLAHVTQGVISPVPTEQWTIDFRQPASDYLAYRRRLEENSVSLENVIIKEAESCIVGTVKVKNLCFEKEVFVRSSWDNWKSQQDTYCTFSKIGSGTAGYTVFDTFSFKITLPPHSRHLEFCVCFRANGKEYWDSNDGKNYIITNRHNSPVISDSIKNTINSASDFNQKLQQRQRKLGTCLTPWSSINNNTWSPTVSELDDSAPYCFSPMIVY
- the LOC134828088 gene encoding solute carrier family 25 member 3 encodes the protein MFSSLIDVARNSPFKTPALSRVECQETNAKPLVAGRNIAAASSNDSPVEFGSNQYFMLCGLGGILSCGSTHTMVVPLDLVKCRLQVDKAKYKNLFHGFKVTIAEEGARGLAKGWAPTLYGYSAQGLFKFGFYEVFKVYYANMIGEENAFLYRTSLYLAASASAEFFADIALAPFEAAKVKIQTTPGFANTMRQAMPKIMQQEGLGGFYKGLVPLWMRQIPYTMMKFACFERTVELLYKHVVPKPRADCSKGEQLVVTFAAGYIAGVFCAIVSHPADVVVSKLNQAKGSTAVDVAKQLGFSGMWQGLTPRIIMIGTLTALQWFIYDGVKVALQIPRPPPPEMPESLKKKLAAAEK